One window of the Shewanella litorisediminis genome contains the following:
- a CDS encoding methyl-accepting chemotaxis protein, with amino-acid sequence MLGNYLRNYNISRRIWVMLLLSLVATLLMFVFALRNMDTVLVQEKEARLNALTDIAISIIKDFHDKAQSGQLGEADAKVKALAALDNLRYSGKEYYFTIDRQGMMIQHPFAKKLVDTSVLGMADPNGVKLFAEMIRLTQNSDAAMVNYMWNKPDADAPSPKMSVVKRFNEWGWIVGTGIYVDDIAAQKKDFTWQYLLVFLLVWGPVLALLLMISRSVTEPLQQTLIAFKNIAEGEANLTLRLEERGRDELSQVSVYFNAFVGRIQSLVSSVRDSVDHSRHLSASLSNVAHEAARATNSMQQETQSVAAAINQMSATASEVAANAQLAAQSAKDADNQADSTNLVVTHAMGNIRQLSSELEETSDIAKALKVSSGEIGQILDVIVGIAEQTNLLALNAAIEAARAGEAGRGFAVVADEVRTLASRTQQSTREINTIIEAIRGAVDQVNASVARARQQSDNTVDETAQVMDALGLIKHAIGQINDMNLQIATATDEQSAVIAELNQNINRINEISVDNQSKSETVGHTSDRIAEDSRQMEQLISIFKV; translated from the coding sequence ATGCTTGGCAACTATCTGAGAAATTACAATATTTCACGCCGAATTTGGGTGATGCTGCTATTGTCATTGGTCGCGACCCTGCTGATGTTTGTGTTTGCCCTGCGCAACATGGATACGGTGTTGGTACAGGAAAAAGAAGCGCGGCTGAACGCATTGACGGATATTGCCATCAGCATCATCAAGGACTTCCACGATAAGGCCCAGTCCGGGCAGCTTGGCGAAGCCGATGCCAAGGTAAAGGCGTTGGCCGCCCTCGATAACCTCCGATACTCAGGAAAGGAATACTATTTCACCATCGACCGGCAAGGGATGATGATTCAGCATCCCTTTGCCAAAAAACTGGTGGATACCAGTGTGCTGGGGATGGCGGATCCCAATGGGGTGAAGCTCTTTGCCGAAATGATCCGCCTGACTCAAAACAGTGATGCCGCTATGGTCAATTACATGTGGAATAAACCCGACGCGGATGCACCCAGTCCCAAAATGAGTGTGGTAAAGCGCTTTAACGAGTGGGGCTGGATTGTGGGGACAGGTATCTATGTGGATGACATCGCCGCCCAGAAAAAGGATTTTACCTGGCAATATTTGCTGGTGTTTCTATTGGTATGGGGTCCCGTATTGGCACTGCTGCTGATGATAAGCCGCAGTGTGACAGAGCCTCTGCAGCAAACCCTCATTGCTTTTAAAAACATCGCCGAAGGTGAGGCCAATCTGACCCTGAGACTGGAGGAGCGTGGCCGTGATGAGTTGTCACAGGTCTCGGTGTACTTTAACGCCTTCGTTGGTCGTATCCAGTCATTGGTCAGCTCGGTGCGCGATTCGGTCGATCACAGCCGTCACTTGTCAGCCTCGCTTTCGAATGTTGCCCACGAAGCGGCACGTGCAACAAACAGCATGCAGCAGGAAACCCAGAGTGTGGCAGCTGCTATCAATCAAATGTCAGCCACGGCCAGCGAAGTGGCGGCGAATGCGCAGCTTGCGGCGCAATCCGCTAAAGATGCCGATAACCAAGCAGACAGTACCAATCTGGTGGTAACCCATGCCATGGGCAACATACGTCAGCTCTCCAGCGAGCTTGAAGAGACCTCTGATATTGCCAAAGCGCTCAAAGTCAGCTCAGGTGAAATCGGACAAATCCTCGATGTGATAGTGGGCATCGCCGAGCAAACGAATTTACTGGCTCTCAATGCCGCCATTGAAGCCGCCCGAGCAGGTGAGGCGGGACGGGGATTTGCCGTGGTAGCGGATGAAGTCCGGACACTGGCAAGCCGAACCCAGCAATCCACCCGAGAGATCAATACCATCATTGAAGCCATTCGCGGCGCCGTTGACCAGGTAAACGCCTCTGTCGCCAGAGCACGACAGCAATCGGATAACACAGTCGATGAAACGGCTCAGGTGATGGATGCCCTTGGCCTCATCAAGCATGCCATCGGCCAGATAAATGATATGAATCTGCAAATCGCGACTGCGACGGATGAACAGAGTGCCGTCATTGCGGAATTGAACCAGAACATAAACCGAATCAATGAAATATCGGTTGATAATCAGTCTAAGAGTGAAACCGTTGGCCACACCAGCGACCGGATTGCAGAAGACTCAAGGCAGATGGAGCAGTTGATTTCGATATTCAAGGTTTAA
- a CDS encoding DUF5681 domain-containing protein, translated as MPFQKGVSGNPKGKPKGATNHTTRLIKSACPEVLKTVINAAIEGDMQAAALVLNRGIPTLKASHQPVEILTAEQLESMTATEKAEHINSAAMEGRIPADIASALLDGITKQRAIVESDELEHRIAHLENILEGKNQ; from the coding sequence ATGCCATTTCAGAAGGGCGTCAGCGGCAATCCAAAGGGAAAGCCAAAGGGCGCAACCAATCACACAACGCGACTCATTAAGAGCGCTTGTCCGGAAGTCTTAAAGACAGTCATTAATGCAGCCATTGAAGGAGACATGCAGGCAGCGGCGCTTGTGTTGAACCGTGGCATCCCAACGCTTAAAGCCAGTCATCAGCCTGTGGAGATCCTGACAGCTGAGCAACTGGAAAGCATGACAGCAACAGAGAAAGCCGAACACATCAATTCAGCAGCGATGGAAGGGCGTATTCCAGCAGACATAGCCAGCGCACTACTGGACGGAATCACCAAGCAGAGAGCCATCGTTGAGAGTGACGAGCTTGAGCATCGAATCGCACACCTTGAAAACATCCTAGAGGGTAAAAACCAATGA
- a CDS encoding 3-hydroxyacyl-CoA dehydrogenase family protein, producing the protein MLVCILGSGTMGSGIASLFCICPEVSRVIIWGRSQAALDNSYIRIKKELSRYAKGNAISAEALESMCGKISFKTDLSELTNSDLYIEAISEDLDIKIDLISRLKVYIPDKAIVATNTSSLSVTALAMQVNVPSNFIGIHFFNPTSVMKLVEVIKGLVTSDETLRKAISLVEMLDKKPIVVKESAGFIVNRMLIPMINEAIAILAEGVASKQDIDNAMKYGANHPIGPLALSDLIGNDVCLSIMESLFKETGDPKYRAHPLLRQYVRAGYLGRKTKVGFYEYQ; encoded by the coding sequence ATGTTAGTTTGCATTTTAGGCTCAGGAACGATGGGAAGCGGAATTGCTTCACTGTTTTGTATTTGTCCAGAAGTATCACGAGTGATTATCTGGGGTAGAAGTCAGGCTGCACTTGATAACAGTTACATAAGAATTAAGAAAGAGCTTAGTCGGTATGCTAAAGGGAACGCTATTTCTGCAGAAGCATTAGAGTCAATGTGCGGCAAAATTTCTTTTAAAACTGACCTTTCCGAATTAACCAACAGCGATTTGTATATTGAGGCTATCTCTGAAGACTTAGATATAAAGATTGACTTGATTTCAAGACTTAAGGTTTATATACCTGATAAAGCGATAGTAGCTACTAACACGTCTTCGTTGTCAGTCACAGCATTAGCTATGCAAGTGAATGTACCTTCTAATTTTATTGGCATTCACTTTTTCAATCCAACTTCCGTTATGAAGCTTGTCGAAGTCATAAAAGGGCTTGTAACCTCAGACGAAACCTTACGCAAGGCAATAAGCTTGGTTGAAATGCTTGATAAAAAACCGATTGTCGTTAAAGAGTCAGCAGGTTTTATAGTTAATAGAATGCTTATCCCTATGATCAATGAAGCTATAGCAATCTTAGCGGAAGGGGTGGCGTCTAAACAAGATATCGACAATGCTATGAAATATGGAGCAAACCATCCTATAGGCCCTTTAGCTTTGTCTGACTTAATTGGTAACGACGTTTGCCTTTCGATAATGGAGTCTTTATTTAAAGAGACTGGCGATCCAAAATACAGAGCTCACCCCCTACTTCGTCAATATGTGCGTGCTGGATACTTGGGTAGAAAAACTAAGGTAGGTTTTTATGAATACCAATGA
- a CDS encoding helix-turn-helix domain-containing protein gives MQDNQILLNNSEAAAYLGVTEGTLTVWRSCGRYNLPFVKVGRLVRYRLTDLNNFLDSRTQTKTS, from the coding sequence ATGCAAGACAATCAAATCCTACTCAATAACTCTGAAGCAGCAGCTTACTTGGGCGTAACAGAAGGAACGCTGACCGTCTGGCGAAGCTGTGGACGCTACAACCTCCCCTTTGTAAAGGTTGGTCGACTGGTGAGATACAGATTGACCGACTTAAACAACTTCTTAGACAGCAGAACCCAAACCAAAACCTCTTAG
- a CDS encoding PIG-L deacetylase family protein, whose product MNSSKVVLVVAPHADDETLGCGGTLLRYAELGAEIHWLLVTEMSTRYGYKEPQVLKRNEEIERVAKAYRFSQVHKLGLQPAALDTISKSELVGAISKVINRVKPDDVFTVFRNDAHSDHEIVYDAVISATKSFRCPFIKRVFAYETISETDFCMKPGDGGFKPNVFVNISGFLEKKLNILDLFESEVGEFPFPRSRVALEALARLRGVQCNSDAAEAFVLLKEIV is encoded by the coding sequence GTGAATAGTTCTAAAGTTGTTTTAGTAGTTGCACCTCACGCTGACGATGAAACACTGGGTTGCGGCGGAACCTTACTTAGATATGCAGAGTTGGGTGCTGAAATTCACTGGCTTCTGGTTACAGAAATGTCTACTCGTTACGGCTATAAAGAGCCTCAGGTTTTAAAACGTAATGAAGAAATAGAAAGAGTAGCTAAAGCATATCGTTTTTCTCAAGTGCACAAGCTCGGTTTACAACCTGCAGCCTTGGATACCATCTCTAAAAGTGAGCTTGTTGGCGCAATTTCTAAAGTTATTAATCGGGTAAAGCCCGATGATGTTTTCACCGTGTTTAGAAATGATGCACACAGCGATCATGAAATAGTATATGACGCAGTGATATCTGCGACAAAGTCATTCAGATGCCCGTTTATAAAACGCGTTTTTGCGTATGAAACAATTTCAGAAACGGATTTTTGCATGAAGCCGGGAGATGGTGGATTTAAGCCAAACGTTTTTGTGAATATTAGTGGGTTTCTTGAAAAAAAATTGAATATTCTAGATTTATTTGAATCTGAGGTCGGTGAATTCCCGTTTCCAAGAAGTCGCGTTGCGCTAGAGGCTTTAGCCAGGTTACGGGGAGTGCAATGCAATAGTGATGCTGCAGAGGCTTTCGTACTTTTAAAGGAAATAGTATGA
- a CDS encoding IS481 family transposase, with protein MLHTNNPIIKHKAGLLNLAEELGNVSKACKVMGVSRDTFYRYRELVEDGGIDALINRSRRTPNLKNRVDDHIEQAVIDYAIEFPAYGQTRTSNELRKQGVFVSGSGVRSIWLRHGLENLKKRLVALEAKMERDGIILTEAQVAALEKKAQDDEACGEIETHHPGYLGSQDTFYVGNLKGVGRIYQQTFVDTYSKVAFAKLYTTKTPITSADLLNDRVLPFFEAQALPMLRILTDRGTEYCGKVEQHDYQLYLAINDIDHTKTKARHPQTNGICERFHKTILNEFYQVTFRKKLYSTLEELQKDLDEWLALYNNERTHQGKMCCGRTPMATLIDGKRVWAEKNLAQI; from the coding sequence ATGCTGCATACTAACAACCCCATCATTAAACACAAAGCAGGTTTGCTGAATCTCGCTGAGGAGCTCGGCAACGTTTCCAAAGCCTGCAAGGTTATGGGCGTGTCCCGTGACACCTTCTATCGCTATCGTGAACTGGTTGAGGATGGCGGCATTGATGCGCTTATCAACCGCTCCAGACGCACGCCCAATCTGAAAAATCGTGTTGATGACCATATAGAGCAAGCTGTCATTGATTACGCCATTGAGTTTCCCGCCTATGGTCAAACCCGAACCAGCAACGAACTGCGCAAGCAGGGCGTCTTTGTTTCCGGCAGCGGCGTACGTTCAATTTGGCTCAGGCACGGGCTGGAAAACCTCAAGAAGCGCCTGGTCGCATTGGAAGCAAAGATGGAGCGCGATGGCATCATTCTGACAGAAGCGCAGGTGGCAGCCCTGGAAAAGAAAGCCCAGGACGATGAGGCCTGCGGTGAAATTGAAACCCATCATCCTGGCTATCTGGGCTCACAGGACACCTTTTACGTCGGCAACCTCAAAGGTGTGGGGCGGATATACCAGCAGACCTTCGTCGATACCTACAGTAAGGTCGCCTTTGCCAAGCTCTACACCACCAAAACCCCAATCACCTCTGCCGACCTGTTGAACGACAGAGTATTGCCGTTTTTCGAAGCTCAGGCGCTGCCGATGCTGCGTATTCTCACTGACCGGGGCACCGAGTACTGCGGTAAGGTTGAGCAGCACGATTATCAGCTGTATCTGGCCATCAATGATATCGACCACACGAAAACCAAAGCCAGACATCCACAGACAAACGGTATCTGCGAGCGTTTCCACAAGACCATTCTGAATGAGTTCTATCAGGTCACGTTCCGCAAAAAGCTGTATAGCACACTGGAGGAGCTGCAAAAAGACTTGGACGAATGGCTGGCGCTGTACAACAATGAGCGCACCCATCAGGGCAAAATGTGCTGCGGTCGCACACCGATGGCGACATTAATTGATGGAAAACGGGTTTGGGCTGAAAAGAATTTAGCCCAAATCTAA
- a CDS encoding tyrosine-type recombinase/integrase, whose protein sequence is MERFKFTKTKLKALADKGISAWYGDSDVKELHFQTTSKGGLFFKLVKKYEGKKVTISLGSFNSMTVEQARKAALDKLELLRQGINPNEQKKAERERRLNSFTYADLFEVYKADFQVRIRAGERRPKSLEDAESLFKLHAQPLFKSKDVRDLTNDDARKIIADLKMSKSAAVSNKCLTQIKSVFNYAKKEGLISDNHFAVAKKFAEQPRERVLTQEEEARLLAALDDEPEIYKDIVLIALMTGQRKNCVLSMRWDEIDPQQGIWAIPASKAKSKKGLVVPLIPTAMEILRRRSQAAETGEQFVFPNKRSQLGHVVEKTGQGSFWRRVTKRAGLYSDDKAQRLTFHDLRRSTATRMARAGIELAVIQKALGHSSIAITQRTYAHHDLSQVRAGLEHIRNEPQSAVELLKEQLKTLTPEQRKELLGGL, encoded by the coding sequence ATGGAACGGTTTAAGTTCACTAAGACAAAGCTAAAAGCTCTTGCTGATAAAGGGATTTCTGCGTGGTACGGCGATTCTGACGTTAAAGAGTTGCACTTCCAGACGACCTCAAAAGGTGGTTTATTTTTCAAGTTGGTTAAGAAGTACGAAGGCAAGAAGGTCACGATAAGCCTTGGCAGCTTCAACTCGATGACAGTAGAGCAAGCCCGAAAAGCGGCACTAGACAAGCTGGAACTGCTGAGGCAAGGCATCAATCCTAACGAGCAAAAGAAGGCGGAAAGGGAACGCCGGTTAAACAGCTTCACTTATGCTGACTTGTTTGAGGTCTATAAAGCAGATTTCCAAGTGCGTATCAGGGCTGGCGAGCGCAGACCTAAGTCACTGGAAGATGCCGAGTCATTGTTCAAGCTACACGCCCAGCCACTCTTCAAAAGCAAAGATGTTCGTGATCTCACTAATGACGATGCGCGAAAGATTATTGCAGACCTCAAAATGTCAAAGAGCGCAGCCGTCAGCAACAAATGCCTGACGCAAATCAAATCAGTTTTTAACTACGCCAAAAAAGAGGGGCTGATTTCTGACAATCACTTTGCCGTTGCCAAGAAGTTTGCAGAGCAGCCAAGGGAGCGGGTACTAACTCAGGAAGAAGAAGCTAGGCTGTTGGCGGCGCTGGATGATGAGCCAGAGATTTACAAAGACATTGTGCTGATTGCATTAATGACCGGTCAGCGAAAAAACTGCGTGTTGTCGATGCGATGGGATGAGATAGACCCGCAGCAGGGTATTTGGGCAATACCGGCAAGCAAAGCCAAGTCCAAGAAAGGGCTGGTGGTGCCGCTTATCCCTACGGCAATGGAGATATTACGCAGGCGCAGCCAAGCGGCTGAAACCGGCGAGCAATTTGTTTTCCCTAATAAGCGCAGCCAGCTTGGGCATGTAGTCGAGAAAACAGGGCAGGGTTCGTTCTGGCGGCGCGTAACGAAGCGAGCAGGGCTTTATTCAGACGACAAAGCCCAACGGCTTACCTTTCACGATTTAAGGCGCTCCACGGCTACTAGAATGGCGAGGGCAGGCATTGAGCTTGCCGTTATTCAAAAGGCGCTTGGACATTCGTCTATTGCCATTACCCAACGCACCTATGCACACCATGACTTATCACAGGTTCGGGCAGGTCTTGAGCATATCAGGAATGAGCCGCAATCCGCTGTAGAGCTATTAAAAGAACAGCTTAAGACACTGACACCAGAGCAACGAAAAGAACTGCTAGGAGGGCTTTAA
- a CDS encoding GNAT family N-acetyltransferase, whose amino-acid sequence MNTNDEIELINIVSKEQLLQHYNGIAELFAESFNKELDKELWQWAYINNPFGEPLVSIALHRGEVVGHYAVIPMNLENSTDKIYGFLSMTTMVAVDFRMHKLFQILANMVYARIKNLGVPAIVFGFPNDNSAPGFTKRLGWTISEDYKVVSVKPYQINEVASILEGLLQSNPYTLSLEDSSIKDWRTNKPKQTWLYNNSLGLKSIGNEFDLMHITDGKALAKSQFQAAVNMILPVNDKLNIDDIKISFPYRFGYRLFNTEKEPNLFVQMSMSDIF is encoded by the coding sequence ATGAATACCAATGACGAAATTGAGCTGATAAATATAGTCAGCAAAGAACAACTTTTACAGCACTATAACGGGATAGCGGAACTCTTTGCTGAATCATTTAATAAAGAGCTAGATAAAGAATTATGGCAATGGGCATATATTAACAACCCATTTGGAGAACCCTTAGTTTCAATTGCTTTGCATCGAGGGGAAGTGGTTGGTCATTATGCTGTTATACCGATGAATCTGGAGAATAGCACAGATAAAATTTATGGTTTTTTATCAATGACAACTATGGTTGCAGTTGACTTTAGAATGCATAAATTGTTTCAAATTTTAGCTAATATGGTATATGCCAGAATAAAAAATTTAGGCGTTCCTGCTATTGTATTCGGTTTTCCAAATGACAACTCAGCACCTGGTTTTACAAAGCGGCTTGGCTGGACCATATCTGAAGATTATAAAGTAGTAAGCGTAAAACCCTATCAAATAAACGAGGTAGCGTCTATACTTGAGGGATTACTACAAAGCAACCCATATACATTGAGTCTTGAAGACTCCTCAATAAAAGACTGGCGAACTAACAAGCCAAAGCAAACGTGGCTGTATAATAATTCTTTAGGTTTAAAGTCAATTGGTAATGAGTTTGATTTAATGCACATAACCGATGGCAAGGCTCTTGCTAAATCACAGTTTCAAGCTGCTGTAAACATGATCTTACCAGTAAACGATAAATTGAATATTGATGATATAAAGATTTCATTCCCTTACAGATTTGGCTACCGCTTATTTAATACAGAAAAAGAGCCTAACTTATTTGTTCAAATGTCTATGTCGGATATTTTCTAA
- the neuC gene encoding UDP-N-acetylglucosamine 2-epimerase, with amino-acid sequence MKVLAITSIRSEYDLMTPLFSKLEDDEDIQLKLLVSGAHNSVSFGYTCNDIKKDGFDILLEIESLIDADSKSARLKSAAILLISAVDIVKSYNPDLIIYAGDREDVMIGALLGGYLGTPTIHFYGGDHAADGHIDNPIRHAVSKLSTCHFVSTDEHKKRLLNLKEPEWRIFNVGSIALDKFRLIPKNKDIARNVAHKHISKPIALVIYHPIHEEIAKAPSIVRVILSSLVKFGYHCFVGLPNTDPGNIQIRNTINKFSAESDDVTVYGNLCREDFVSLFKSSSIIVGNSSAGLLEAASIPIPCINVGMRQRGRSCGKNVIFVDAQQNDIESALVAVSSDRFQSQMKTVVNPYGDGYSAEKAFSLIKSIDFKSLLDKKEDPLCE; translated from the coding sequence ATGAAAGTTTTAGCTATTACATCTATCCGGTCTGAATATGATTTGATGACTCCTTTATTTTCTAAATTGGAAGATGATGAAGATATTCAACTTAAATTATTGGTAAGTGGAGCTCACAATTCAGTATCATTTGGCTATACTTGTAATGATATAAAGAAGGATGGTTTTGACATCCTATTAGAGATCGAAAGCCTTATCGATGCAGATTCAAAATCAGCACGTTTGAAAAGCGCTGCGATTCTTCTGATCTCGGCCGTTGATATTGTTAAATCATACAACCCTGACCTAATCATTTACGCTGGCGACAGGGAAGATGTAATGATAGGGGCGCTTCTTGGGGGGTATCTTGGTACTCCCACCATACACTTTTATGGTGGGGATCATGCGGCAGATGGACATATTGACAATCCAATACGCCATGCTGTATCAAAATTGTCAACTTGCCACTTTGTCTCAACTGATGAGCATAAAAAGCGACTTTTAAATTTGAAAGAGCCGGAGTGGCGCATTTTCAATGTCGGTAGCATTGCTTTAGATAAATTCAGATTGATACCGAAGAATAAAGACATCGCTAGGAACGTAGCTCATAAACATATTTCTAAACCAATAGCATTGGTTATATACCATCCTATTCATGAAGAAATTGCTAAGGCCCCAAGCATTGTTAGAGTTATTCTTAGTTCTTTGGTTAAATTTGGGTATCACTGCTTTGTAGGGTTACCTAACACAGACCCCGGAAATATCCAGATTAGAAACACAATTAACAAGTTTTCAGCAGAAAGTGACGATGTAACCGTCTACGGAAACCTCTGTAGAGAAGACTTTGTTAGTTTGTTTAAATCATCATCGATTATTGTGGGAAATTCATCGGCTGGCTTACTTGAAGCTGCAAGTATTCCTATCCCGTGCATCAACGTAGGAATGAGGCAGCGTGGTCGCTCATGTGGTAAAAACGTAATCTTTGTTGACGCCCAGCAGAACGACATTGAGAGTGCTCTAGTTGCCGTTTCCTCAGACAGGTTCCAAAGTCAAATGAAGACAGTCGTAAATCCCTATGGAGACGGTTATTCGGCGGAAAAAGCATTCTCTTTAATAAAGTCTATTGATTTTAAGTCTTTACTTGATAAAAAAGAGGATCCTCTCTGTGAATAG
- a CDS encoding UDP-N-acetylglucosamine 4,6-dehydratase, translating into MLELIGRQTELFEADLNVLSGQLSARVSEASFLVLGGAGSIGQAVVKEIFKRQPKKLHVIDISENNLTELVRDLRSSYGYIQGDFQTFALDIGSLEYDAFIRHDGKYDYVLNLSALKHVRSEKDHFTLMRMIDVNVFNTDKTIKQSIASGVKKYFCVSTDKAANPVNMMGASKRIMEMFLMRHSEQITISTARFANVAFSDGSLLHSFNQRLQKQQPLVAPNDIKRYFVTPKEAGLLCLMSCILGENRDIFFPKLNEALHLMSFADIAVKYLSARGFEPFECQSEDEARQLAATLPAQGKWPCFFTASDTTGEKDFEEFFMAHETLDMTRFQDLGIIKNDAVYQPELLDEFEKQIERMKSAGQWSKAELVEVFNRMIPDFGHKETGKYLDSKM; encoded by the coding sequence ATGCTCGAGCTAATCGGACGACAAACCGAACTTTTTGAAGCCGATCTCAATGTATTGTCAGGGCAACTGTCTGCCAGAGTATCGGAAGCGTCCTTTCTCGTTTTGGGGGGGGCCGGTTCGATTGGACAAGCTGTCGTCAAAGAAATATTCAAACGCCAGCCGAAAAAGCTTCATGTGATTGATATATCTGAGAATAACCTTACAGAACTCGTTAGAGACCTACGCAGTTCCTATGGTTATATTCAGGGTGACTTCCAGACGTTTGCCCTGGATATAGGTTCTCTGGAATACGATGCATTCATCAGACATGACGGCAAATACGATTATGTCCTTAATTTATCGGCACTGAAGCACGTTCGCAGTGAGAAGGATCACTTCACCCTGATGCGGATGATAGATGTAAACGTGTTTAACACCGACAAAACCATCAAGCAATCAATAGCATCGGGTGTAAAAAAGTACTTTTGTGTATCCACTGACAAAGCAGCAAATCCGGTAAATATGATGGGCGCATCCAAGCGCATCATGGAGATGTTTTTGATGCGCCACAGTGAGCAAATCACTATTTCCACTGCACGCTTTGCTAATGTGGCATTCTCAGACGGCTCGCTGTTGCATAGCTTCAATCAGAGACTACAGAAGCAGCAGCCCCTGGTGGCTCCCAATGACATCAAGCGTTATTTTGTGACCCCAAAAGAAGCGGGCTTACTCTGCCTCATGTCATGCATCTTAGGAGAGAATCGCGATATCTTTTTCCCGAAGTTAAATGAAGCGCTGCATCTCATGTCGTTCGCAGATATTGCGGTTAAATACCTTTCAGCAAGGGGGTTTGAGCCGTTTGAATGTCAAAGCGAAGACGAGGCAAGGCAGTTGGCGGCAACCTTGCCAGCACAGGGGAAATGGCCATGCTTTTTCACTGCCAGCGACACAACCGGTGAAAAAGATTTTGAAGAATTCTTTATGGCGCATGAAACTTTGGATATGACACGCTTCCAGGACTTGGGGATCATCAAAAACGATGCGGTTTACCAGCCCGAATTACTGGACGAATTTGAAAAACAGATCGAGCGAATGAAATCTGCCGGGCAATGGAGCAAGGCTGAACTGGTCGAAGTGTTCAACAGGATGATACCTGACTTTGGACACAAGGAAACCGGTAAGTACCTTGACAGTAAGATGTGA
- a CDS encoding LegC family aminotransferase — MKPETLVEFVRDIYQSNEQIPLHVPRFGGNEKSYVLNCIDSTFVSSVGQYVNRFERQIADFTGCAGAVATVNGTAALHTALHLAGVERNDLVITQALTFVATANALFHMGAQPIFVDISPLSLGLCPRAVDCYLQENATLTELGPVHKQTGQRIKAVVPMHTFGHPVELDELVSVCTKWQLTLVEDAAESLGSYYKGHHTGTIGEFGAISFNGNKIITTGGGGMLLCSDEQSALHAKHVTTTAKVPHPYEFYHDEPGFNYRMPNINAALGCAQMEVLPEFLRQKRLLAEQYKAFFADTEFCFVNEPPYAKSNYWLNAIICPDSASRDELLEFTNAAGVMTRPIWKLMHRLPMFEQAHRGNLKISEWLEGQLINLPSSPIIQE; from the coding sequence ATGAAGCCTGAAACGCTCGTTGAGTTTGTACGAGACATATACCAAAGCAATGAGCAAATCCCTTTGCATGTGCCGCGTTTCGGCGGCAATGAAAAGTCGTATGTACTCAACTGCATAGACAGCACTTTTGTGTCGAGTGTCGGCCAATATGTCAACAGGTTTGAACGCCAGATAGCGGACTTTACCGGTTGTGCCGGCGCCGTCGCAACCGTCAATGGTACTGCTGCTCTGCATACCGCTCTTCACCTCGCAGGGGTTGAGCGTAACGACTTGGTGATCACTCAGGCCCTGACATTTGTCGCAACGGCAAATGCGTTGTTTCATATGGGCGCGCAGCCGATATTTGTCGATATCTCACCACTGAGCTTGGGGCTGTGCCCAAGAGCGGTAGATTGTTATCTGCAGGAAAACGCGACACTGACAGAGCTTGGCCCCGTTCATAAGCAAACCGGGCAAAGGATTAAGGCTGTGGTGCCAATGCACACATTTGGTCATCCGGTGGAACTTGACGAACTGGTCAGTGTTTGCACCAAATGGCAACTCACCCTGGTCGAGGATGCAGCAGAAAGTCTTGGGTCCTATTACAAGGGGCACCATACCGGAACCATAGGGGAATTCGGTGCCATCAGCTTTAATGGTAATAAAATCATCACCACAGGAGGGGGCGGTATGCTGCTTTGCAGCGATGAGCAAAGCGCATTGCATGCAAAACATGTGACCACCACAGCCAAAGTACCCCACCCCTATGAGTTTTATCATGATGAGCCGGGATTTAATTACCGAATGCCTAATATCAATGCTGCATTAGGTTGTGCTCAAATGGAGGTGCTACCTGAGTTTCTTCGTCAAAAACGCTTGCTCGCAGAACAATATAAAGCGTTTTTTGCAGATACTGAATTCTGCTTTGTTAACGAGCCGCCTTATGCTAAGTCCAATTACTGGCTTAACGCCATCATCTGTCCAGACAGTGCCTCACGTGATGAATTATTGGAGTTCACCAACGCAGCGGGTGTCATGACTCGGCCGATCTGGAAATTGATGCATCGTTTACCTATGTTTGAACAAGCTCATCGAGGTAATTTAAAGATCTCCGAGTGGCTCGAAGGACAGCTTATAAATTTACCTAGTAGCCCCATTATACAGGAGTAA